One Cryobacterium psychrophilum DNA segment encodes these proteins:
- a CDS encoding ATP-dependent Clp protease proteolytic subunit has protein sequence MADPTPNTGVFDRLLKDRIIWLGSEVRDENANEICAKILLLAAEDSKRDIFLYINSPGGSITAGMAIYDTMQFVPNDIVTVGIGMAASMGQFLLTSGTKGKRYITPNARVLLHQPSGGFGGTAADIQTQARLILDMKQRLSEITAAQTGKTPEQINADGDRDNWFSAQEAVEYGFVDHLRASASDVTGGGGTDPEATK, from the coding sequence ATGGCCGACCCGACACCCAACACCGGTGTTTTTGACCGACTGCTGAAGGACCGCATCATCTGGCTCGGATCAGAGGTCCGGGACGAGAATGCCAACGAGATCTGCGCCAAGATCTTGCTGCTTGCAGCCGAGGACTCGAAGCGCGACATCTTCCTCTACATCAACTCGCCCGGTGGTTCCATCACGGCCGGTATGGCGATCTACGACACCATGCAGTTTGTTCCCAACGACATCGTGACCGTGGGTATCGGCATGGCCGCCTCGATGGGGCAGTTCCTGCTCACGAGCGGCACCAAGGGTAAGCGCTACATCACCCCCAACGCCCGGGTGCTGTTGCACCAGCCATCCGGTGGATTCGGCGGCACCGCCGCCGATATCCAGACCCAGGCTCGGCTCATCCTCGACATGAAGCAGCGCCTGTCCGAGATCACGGCCGCCCAGACCGGTAAGACCCCCGAGCAGATCAATGCCGATGGTGACCGTGACAACTGGTTCAGCGCCCAGGAAGCCGTCGAATACGGCTTCGTCGACCACCTCCGTGCATCCGCTTCGGATGTCACCGGCGGCGGCGGCACGGATCCCGAAGCCACCAAGTAG
- the tig gene encoding trigger factor, with translation MKSTVEKLSPTRAKLTIAVSPDELKPAITHAYGHIAEDINIPGFRKGKVPPPIIDQRVGKSAVLERAVNEGLDGFYRAAVEEHKLRPLGRPEADILEWPSDKDFSGDLQLAIEVDVRPEIEIPSYKGLKLTVDAVEITDEEVAEELDKLRGRFGTLITVDRPAKTGDFAQIDLIAAIDGVEVDTAAGISYEVGSGDLINGIDEALDSLTAGETTTFNSDLMGGDHEGQTAEITITVIAVKERELPAADDDFAQIASEFDTMAELTASLKTQVEKSKVFGQGGQARERLIETLLASVEVPLPSAIIEDEVNRHLEGESRLEDDTHRAEVTEASEKTFRQQILLDTIAEAEQVKVSQDELTQYLIQGASQYGMDPSEFVQTLNTNGQIPSMVAEVARNKALAIALGQAEVVDSNGKPVDLAEFTAPVIADAGEAETREDAADAVDAPAEDAAK, from the coding sequence GTGAAGTCCACGGTCGAAAAACTGAGCCCCACGCGCGCCAAGCTCACCATCGCGGTGAGCCCCGACGAGCTGAAGCCAGCCATCACCCACGCCTACGGGCACATTGCCGAGGACATCAATATCCCCGGTTTCCGCAAGGGCAAGGTTCCGCCGCCCATCATCGACCAGCGCGTCGGTAAGTCGGCCGTGCTTGAGCGCGCCGTCAACGAGGGTCTCGACGGTTTCTACCGCGCGGCCGTCGAAGAGCACAAGCTTCGCCCGCTCGGTCGCCCCGAGGCTGACATCCTCGAATGGCCGAGCGACAAGGACTTCTCCGGAGACCTTCAGCTCGCCATCGAGGTTGACGTTCGCCCCGAGATTGAGATCCCCTCCTACAAGGGACTCAAGCTGACCGTTGACGCCGTCGAGATCACCGACGAAGAGGTTGCCGAAGAACTCGACAAGCTGCGCGGCCGTTTCGGTACGCTCATCACCGTCGATCGTCCCGCCAAGACGGGCGATTTCGCCCAGATCGACCTGATTGCCGCCATTGACGGCGTCGAGGTCGACACTGCGGCAGGCATCTCCTACGAGGTTGGCTCCGGCGACCTCATCAACGGCATCGACGAGGCACTTGACTCGCTCACCGCTGGCGAGACCACAACCTTCAACTCCGACCTGATGGGTGGAGATCACGAGGGCCAGACCGCCGAGATCACCATCACCGTCATCGCCGTCAAGGAGCGCGAGCTTCCTGCCGCCGACGACGACTTCGCGCAGATCGCGAGCGAGTTCGACACGATGGCCGAGCTCACCGCGAGCCTCAAGACCCAGGTCGAGAAATCCAAGGTGTTCGGACAGGGCGGCCAGGCGCGCGAGCGTCTGATCGAGACCCTCCTCGCATCCGTTGAGGTTCCGCTTCCCTCCGCGATCATCGAGGACGAGGTGAACCGTCACCTTGAGGGTGAAAGCCGCCTCGAAGACGACACCCACCGCGCCGAGGTCACCGAGGCGAGCGAGAAGACGTTCCGTCAGCAGATTCTGCTCGACACGATCGCCGAAGCCGAGCAGGTCAAGGTCAGCCAGGACGAGCTCACGCAGTACCTCATTCAGGGCGCCAGCCAGTACGGCATGGACCCGAGCGAGTTCGTGCAGACGCTCAACACCAACGGTCAGATCCCGTCGATGGTGGCCGAGGTCGCCCGTAACAAGGCGCTCGCGATTGCCCTCGGCCAGGCCGAGGTCGTCGACTCCAACGGCAAGCCCGTCGACCTCGCGGAGTTCACTGCGCCGGTCATCGCCGACGCTGGCGAAGCCGAGACGAGGGAAGACGCGGCCGACGCCGTTGACGCCCCCGCCGAGGACGCTGCCAAGTAG
- a CDS encoding ATP-dependent Clp protease proteolytic subunit → MSIPTFGGTAYSSMGGSAKNMPDSRYILPTFEERTAYGYKRQDPYAKLFEDRIIFLGVQVDDASADDVMAQLLVLESQDPDRDITMYINSPGGSFTAMTAIYDTMQYIRPHVMTVCLGQAASAAAVLLAGGTAGKRLALPNARILIHQPSVGGQGGGQASDIEIQAAEILRMRVWLEETLSHHSNRSVEQVNKDIDRDKIMSAADALEYGLIDQVLTSRKNLPMLVK, encoded by the coding sequence ATGAGCATCCCCACATTCGGTGGAACGGCCTACAGCTCGATGGGCGGTTCGGCCAAGAACATGCCCGACTCCCGCTACATCCTGCCCACGTTCGAGGAGCGCACGGCCTACGGCTACAAGCGCCAGGACCCGTACGCGAAGCTGTTCGAGGACCGCATCATCTTCCTCGGCGTGCAGGTTGACGACGCATCCGCTGATGACGTCATGGCCCAGCTTCTCGTTCTCGAGAGCCAGGACCCTGACCGCGACATCACGATGTACATCAACTCTCCCGGTGGATCATTCACCGCGATGACGGCGATCTACGACACGATGCAGTACATTCGTCCGCACGTGATGACCGTGTGTCTCGGCCAGGCGGCGTCGGCCGCGGCAGTGCTCCTCGCCGGTGGCACCGCCGGCAAGCGCCTCGCCCTGCCGAACGCCCGTATCCTCATCCACCAGCCCTCGGTTGGCGGACAGGGTGGAGGCCAGGCGTCGGACATCGAGATCCAGGCGGCCGAGATCCTGCGCATGCGCGTCTGGCTGGAGGAGACCCTGTCCCACCACTCCAACCGGTCCGTGGAACAGGTCAACAAGGACATCGACCGCGACAAGATCATGAGCGCGGCGGATGCGCTGGAGTACGGTCTGATCGACCAGGTCCTGACCAGCCGCAAGAACCTTCCGATGTTGGTCAAGTAA